The Enterococcus sp. 7F3_DIV0205 genome has a window encoding:
- the tgt gene encoding tRNA guanosine(34) transglycosylase Tgt, with translation MTEAAIRYRLIKKEKHTGARLGEIITPHGTFPTPMFMPVGTLATVKTMSPEDLKEMGAGVILSNTYHLWLRPGDDLIAEAGGLHKFMNWDQPILTDSGGFQVFSLSDMRKITEEGVHFRHHLNGSKLFLSPEKAINIQNNLGSDIMMSFDECPPFDESYDYVKKSIERTSRWAERGLKAHANPDRQGLFGIIQGAGFEDLRRQSAKDLISMDFPGYSIGGLSVGEPKAEMNRVLDFTTPLIPDNKPRYLMGVGTADSLIDGVIRGIDMFDCVLPTRIARNGTCMTSKGRLVVKNAQYARDFRPLDEKCDCYTCKNYTRAYIRHLIKADETFGIRLTSYHNLYFLLNLMKQVRQAIMDDNLLEFRQAFFEEYGFNKENAKSF, from the coding sequence ATGACAGAAGCAGCCATTCGTTATCGTTTAATAAAGAAAGAAAAACATACAGGTGCCCGTTTAGGAGAAATCATCACGCCTCACGGAACGTTTCCAACACCAATGTTTATGCCTGTAGGAACGTTAGCGACAGTAAAAACAATGTCACCAGAAGATTTGAAAGAGATGGGGGCAGGTGTGATTTTAAGCAATACCTATCATTTGTGGCTTCGACCTGGAGATGATTTGATTGCAGAAGCAGGCGGCTTACATAAATTTATGAACTGGGATCAACCGATTTTAACAGATTCTGGTGGCTTCCAAGTATTTTCATTAAGTGATATGCGTAAAATCACAGAAGAAGGCGTTCATTTTAGACATCATTTGAATGGATCAAAATTGTTTCTTTCTCCAGAAAAAGCAATCAATATCCAAAATAATCTAGGTTCTGATATCATGATGAGTTTTGATGAATGTCCGCCATTTGATGAAAGCTATGACTATGTGAAAAAATCGATCGAGAGAACATCACGCTGGGCAGAGCGTGGGTTAAAAGCTCATGCTAATCCAGACCGTCAAGGTTTATTTGGAATCATCCAAGGTGCAGGCTTTGAAGATCTACGTCGTCAAAGTGCCAAAGATTTGATCAGTATGGACTTTCCAGGCTATTCCATCGGTGGTTTATCTGTAGGTGAACCAAAAGCTGAAATGAATCGCGTGTTAGACTTTACAACACCGTTGATTCCTGATAATAAACCAAGATATCTAATGGGTGTAGGAACTGCGGATTCATTGATCGATGGTGTGATTCGAGGGATCGATATGTTTGACTGTGTCTTGCCGACTCGAATTGCCAGAAATGGTACTTGCATGACTTCAAAAGGTCGTCTGGTTGTTAAAAATGCACAGTACGCAAGAGATTTCCGTCCGTTGGATGAGAAATGTGATTGCTATACATGTAAAAACTATACACGTGCTTATATTCGCCACTTGATCAAAGCGGATGAAACATTTGGGATTCGTTTAACGTCTTACCATAATTTATACTTCCTATTGAATCTGATGAAACAAGTTCGTCAAGCAATCATGGATGATAATTTACTTGAATTTAGACAAGCTTTTTTTGAAGAATATGGTTTCAATAAAGAGAATGCGAAAAGTTTCTAA
- a CDS encoding iron-containing alcohol dehydrogenase family protein has translation MNQSLIVRGAPQEYECRVGAWDDLEEHLNRRKIKRVMILHGKDSWEAAKPYFPSLVNIDAYFIEYGGECTDEKTSELKKIFDQKELEGIIAVGGGKIADLGKAVANQSNAPILILPTLAATCAAYTPLSVIYKTDGSMDRYDVFPQSNALVLIEPNVILASPIELMIAGIGDTVAKWYEADAMISQLEVQPIEIQVSAFAAKKCRDVLLTDSQEALNAMREQEINQAFLNVVETNILLGGMVGGFGDDYGRTAGAHSIHDALTILPESHQQLHGNKVAYGVLVQLVIENKWSEIEELIPFYHSLDLPISLKEMKMNLSEDEYIRVAERAAEPHETIHYMKETITPEIVKTAMMELETAMSNK, from the coding sequence ATGAATCAATCATTAATTGTAAGAGGAGCACCCCAAGAATATGAATGCCGAGTTGGCGCGTGGGATGACTTAGAAGAACATTTAAATAGAAGAAAGATCAAACGTGTTATGATTTTACATGGGAAAGACTCATGGGAAGCGGCGAAACCGTATTTTCCTTCTTTAGTGAATATAGATGCATATTTTATTGAGTATGGTGGGGAATGTACAGATGAGAAGACATCTGAATTGAAAAAAATCTTTGACCAAAAAGAGCTAGAGGGAATCATAGCAGTTGGGGGTGGAAAGATTGCAGATTTAGGGAAAGCAGTAGCCAATCAAAGTAATGCGCCTATCTTGATTTTACCAACCTTAGCTGCAACTTGTGCAGCGTATACTCCACTAAGTGTGATATATAAAACGGACGGTTCTATGGATCGTTATGATGTATTTCCACAAAGTAATGCCTTAGTTCTAATCGAACCTAACGTTATATTAGCTTCACCGATTGAACTGATGATCGCAGGAATCGGTGATACTGTGGCTAAATGGTACGAAGCAGATGCAATGATCTCACAATTAGAGGTACAGCCAATTGAGATCCAAGTCTCCGCATTTGCAGCAAAAAAATGTCGTGACGTTTTACTTACGGATAGTCAAGAAGCGCTTAATGCTATGAGAGAACAAGAAATAAATCAAGCCTTTTTGAATGTAGTAGAGACGAATATCTTACTTGGCGGAATGGTGGGTGGCTTTGGTGATGATTACGGTCGTACGGCAGGAGCTCATTCCATACATGATGCGCTGACCATTTTACCTGAGAGTCATCAACAGTTACATGGTAATAAAGTTGCTTACGGTGTTTTGGTTCAGTTAGTCATTGAAAATAAATGGTCAGAAATTGAAGAACTTATTCCGTTTTATCATAGTTTAGATTTACCAATCTCCTTAAAAGAGATGAAAATGAATTTATCAGAAGATGAATATATCCGAGTTGCAGAACGTGCTGCCGAGCCTCATGAAACTATTCATTATATGAAAGAAACGATTACACCAGAAATTGTCAAAACAGCCATGATGGAACTTGAAACAGCCATGAGCAACAAATAA
- a CDS encoding ABC transporter substrate-binding protein/permease, with amino-acid sequence MKLCKKTLALIIPILLVLLTFIPVATAIAEEPDPVYDSIMKRGELIVGLSADYAPYEFHADVDGKDQVVGFDISIAQKIADDLGVKLKIEELGFDALLGALKTGKIDLIISGMAPTPERLKEVNFSTPYMTVQQKVVVRKADKDQFQSTKDFNDVKVGVQKQTTQEELAKTELIGSIPTSLQKVPDIIMNLKNKKVDAAVLEGPVAEAYVDRDKELTFADVTFEQGEKDAAVAIPKNAPILEEKVNASIKTINDNNLLDGYKKEAGKLMFTDDESFLGKYGKFYISGAGYTIFLAFMGVLFGAILGGLLALMKLSKSKILRGIAICYIEYVRGTPLLVQIFIVYFGTGVLGLDLSKIAAGCIALALNSGAYVAEIVRAGINAVNKGQLEAARSLGMNQPQAMRYIILPQAIKNILPALGNEFVTVIKESSVVSVIGVSELIFQAGNVQGASFKPFLPYLVVSLIYFVLTFTISRLLGVAERRMSTSD; translated from the coding sequence ATGAAATTATGTAAAAAAACTTTAGCTCTTATTATTCCCATCTTGCTGGTACTACTCACTTTTATCCCTGTAGCTACAGCAATCGCAGAAGAACCAGATCCTGTCTATGACAGCATCATGAAACGTGGAGAGCTGATCGTTGGCTTATCTGCTGATTATGCACCTTATGAATTTCATGCAGACGTTGATGGGAAAGACCAAGTTGTTGGTTTTGATATCTCGATCGCACAAAAAATCGCAGATGACCTAGGCGTTAAATTAAAAATCGAAGAATTGGGTTTTGATGCATTATTAGGTGCATTGAAAACAGGTAAGATCGACCTGATCATTTCAGGGATGGCGCCAACACCTGAGCGACTGAAAGAAGTGAATTTTTCGACTCCTTACATGACCGTCCAACAAAAAGTCGTCGTTAGAAAAGCAGACAAAGATCAATTCCAGTCAACCAAAGATTTCAACGATGTAAAAGTTGGCGTTCAAAAACAAACGACACAAGAAGAATTAGCGAAGACAGAACTTATCGGCTCGATTCCAACCTCTTTGCAAAAAGTCCCAGATATTATTATGAACTTAAAAAATAAAAAAGTGGATGCAGCTGTCTTAGAAGGGCCTGTCGCAGAAGCTTATGTTGACCGTGATAAAGAATTGACATTTGCTGATGTGACATTTGAACAGGGTGAAAAAGATGCGGCTGTTGCAATTCCTAAAAATGCACCTATCTTAGAAGAAAAAGTCAACGCTTCGATCAAAACAATCAATGATAATAATCTATTAGACGGCTATAAAAAAGAAGCGGGCAAATTAATGTTTACAGATGATGAAAGTTTCCTTGGAAAATACGGGAAATTCTATATCAGCGGTGCTGGTTATACGATTTTCTTAGCCTTTATGGGGGTATTATTCGGTGCAATTTTAGGTGGTTTACTTGCTTTAATGAAATTGTCTAAATCAAAAATCTTACGCGGCATTGCCATTTGCTACATTGAATACGTTCGTGGCACTCCGTTATTAGTACAAATCTTTATTGTTTATTTTGGTACGGGGGTTTTAGGTCTTGATTTATCGAAAATCGCTGCTGGTTGTATTGCTCTTGCATTAAACAGTGGGGCTTATGTCGCAGAAATCGTCCGTGCTGGTATCAACGCTGTCAACAAAGGACAATTAGAAGCCGCTCGTTCTCTTGGAATGAACCAACCACAAGCGATGCGTTATATCATTTTACCTCAGGCAATCAAAAATATCTTACCTGCTTTAGGAAATGAATTTGTAACGGTAATCAAAGAATCATCTGTGGTTTCAGTTATTGGGGTTTCAGAGCTGATTTTCCAAGCCGGCAATGTTCAAGGCGCAAGCTTTAAACCGTTCTTACCTTACCTTGTGGTATCATTGATTTACTTTGTTTTAACCTTTACTATTTCTCGCCTACTAGGTGTTGCTGAAAGGAGAATGAGTACTAGTGATTAA
- a CDS encoding amino acid ABC transporter ATP-binding protein yields MINIKNLHKTFGKNEVLKGIDLDVNAGEVVVIIGPSGSGKSTFLRCLNLLEQPTDGIIEFEGKNLLDKDTDIDALRQKMGMVFQNFNLFPHKTVLDNLTISPIKVKKETTEAAKEKALALLEQVGLKDKATSYPSSLSGGQQQRVAIARALAMNPDVMLFDEPTSALDPEMVGEVLAVMKALAVEGMTMVVVTHEMGFAREVADRVIFMDAGIIQEEGTPEEIFGQPKNPRTQDFLRKVL; encoded by the coding sequence GTGATTAATATAAAAAACTTACACAAAACCTTCGGGAAAAACGAAGTCCTAAAAGGAATCGATCTAGACGTAAACGCTGGTGAAGTGGTCGTGATCATCGGTCCTTCCGGCAGCGGGAAAAGTACTTTTCTGCGTTGTTTGAACTTATTAGAACAACCGACAGATGGAATAATTGAATTTGAAGGAAAAAATTTATTGGATAAAGATACAGATATCGATGCTCTTCGTCAAAAAATGGGGATGGTATTCCAAAATTTCAATTTATTTCCTCATAAAACAGTCTTAGATAATTTAACGATCAGTCCAATCAAAGTCAAAAAAGAAACAACCGAAGCTGCAAAAGAAAAAGCGCTAGCTCTGTTAGAACAAGTTGGTTTAAAAGACAAAGCCACTAGCTATCCTTCCAGTCTATCTGGCGGACAGCAACAACGAGTAGCAATTGCGCGTGCATTAGCGATGAATCCAGATGTGATGCTATTTGATGAACCAACTTCGGCACTTGACCCAGAAATGGTCGGTGAAGTATTAGCAGTTATGAAAGCTTTAGCAGTTGAAGGAATGACGATGGTTGTTGTAACACATGAAATGGGCTTCGCTCGTGAAGTTGCCGATCGTGTGATTTTCATGGATGCTGGAATTATTCAAGAAGAAGGCACACCAGAAGAAATTTTTGGTCAACCAAAAAATCCAAGAACACAAGATTTTTTAAGAAAAGTTTTGTAA
- a CDS encoding pyridoxal phosphate-dependent aminotransferase: MDRSNMAKKHQQPAENILMDIATLAKQVPDLLDLSIGDPDLITDERIIDAAFTDVKNGHTKYTASGGSQEFIDTVVAFYQKQYGLNFDPNQVRATVGALHGMYLTLQVLLDPEDEVIIHEPYFSPYKDQVIFAGGKPVFIPTYEEDGFQINIDVLKVAITDKTKAIIINSPNNPTGAVFSPETFKAIADLAIEHDFYILSDEVYEAFCFYDDFVPMATFAPENTITFSSFSKAFAMTGWRIGYMIAPDYINEAAKLINESITYSAPSPSQQAGIYALNHAETLVPTVVSVFKERLEYLEQRIASIPFLSLHPVKGSMYAFINISKTGLTSVPFVEKVLKETNVLMIPGKAFGETTGDDYVRLAATQNIDVLKEAFDRIEKLDF, encoded by the coding sequence ATGGATCGTTCAAACATGGCAAAAAAACATCAACAACCTGCTGAAAATATCTTAATGGATATTGCTACCTTAGCAAAACAAGTCCCAGATTTACTAGATTTATCAATAGGTGATCCAGATTTAATTACAGACGAGCGAATTATCGATGCCGCCTTTACAGATGTAAAAAACGGCCATACAAAGTATACTGCTTCTGGCGGTAGCCAGGAGTTTATTGATACTGTCGTTGCGTTTTATCAAAAACAATACGGTCTAAACTTTGATCCAAACCAAGTGCGTGCTACAGTCGGAGCCTTACATGGTATGTATTTGACTTTACAAGTTTTATTAGATCCAGAAGATGAAGTCATCATTCACGAACCGTACTTCTCACCTTATAAAGATCAAGTGATTTTTGCTGGCGGCAAACCAGTATTTATCCCAACTTATGAAGAAGATGGTTTTCAAATTAATATCGATGTATTGAAAGTTGCGATTACAGATAAAACCAAAGCCATTATTATCAATTCACCAAATAATCCTACAGGCGCTGTTTTTTCTCCTGAAACGTTTAAAGCAATTGCTGATTTGGCTATTGAACATGATTTTTATATTCTCTCTGACGAAGTTTACGAAGCCTTCTGCTTCTACGATGACTTTGTACCAATGGCAACTTTTGCTCCTGAAAATACGATCACGTTCAGCAGCTTCTCAAAAGCTTTTGCAATGACTGGTTGGCGCATCGGTTACATGATTGCACCTGATTATATCAATGAGGCAGCAAAATTAATCAATGAAAGTATTACTTACTCTGCACCAAGCCCCTCTCAACAAGCTGGTATTTATGCTTTAAATCATGCTGAAACATTAGTGCCAACAGTCGTTTCCGTTTTTAAAGAACGACTAGAATATCTGGAACAACGAATCGCATCTATACCGTTTCTTTCATTGCATCCAGTTAAAGGCAGCATGTATGCTTTCATCAATATTTCTAAAACGGGACTTACTTCAGTACCTTTTGTTGAAAAAGTTTTGAAAGAAACCAATGTACTGATGATCCCCGGAAAAGCCTTTGGCGAGACAACTGGCGATGATTACGTACGTTTAGCAGCAACGCAAAACATTGATGTTTTAAAAGAAGCTTTTGATCGAATCGAAAAATTAGACTTCTAA
- a CDS encoding helix-turn-helix domain-containing protein encodes MNLGYAHGTKLNQQFDFLEAYELEEIFSDDDHSYEVLEDPESEYQRLLEYTEPGDCLVIAFLEVISRDYQQLLLFLDELEDLGLDLVVLTSPELTLSDWREVLSWVMRNDQLLHPRLIKIKLKQKKNQNTETYSVFSRDSEAKQLYRDVVWQLISKQKIRKIAKQKGVPVETVYRIQQEFKRLKLAGVLALCFFLAITTIKITESFSDNVLIQIVVCVISTLVILYNTLSDSEPQ; translated from the coding sequence ATGAATTTAGGCTATGCTCATGGAACTAAACTAAATCAGCAGTTTGATTTTTTAGAGGCTTATGAACTAGAAGAAATTTTTTCAGATGATGACCATAGCTATGAAGTACTCGAAGACCCTGAAAGTGAGTATCAAAGGTTATTGGAGTATACAGAGCCAGGGGATTGTTTGGTTATAGCATTTTTAGAAGTGATTTCAAGAGATTACCAACAGTTGCTTCTATTTTTGGATGAATTGGAAGATTTAGGACTTGATTTAGTAGTATTAACTTCACCAGAATTGACTTTGTCAGACTGGCGCGAAGTACTTTCATGGGTGATGCGTAATGATCAGTTATTACATCCACGTTTAATCAAAATAAAGTTGAAGCAGAAAAAAAATCAAAACACGGAAACGTACTCTGTATTTAGTAGAGATTCTGAAGCCAAACAATTATATCGAGATGTCGTCTGGCAATTGATCAGCAAACAAAAAATACGAAAAATAGCCAAACAAAAAGGCGTTCCAGTTGAGACGGTTTATCGAATACAGCAAGAATTTAAACGATTGAAGTTAGCTGGGGTATTAGCGCTATGTTTCTTTTTAGCAATTACTACAATCAAAATAACAGAGAGCTTTTCTGATAATGTACTGATTCAAATTGTAGTCTGTGTCATTTCAACTTTGGTTATTCTCTATAATACCCTATCAGATAGTGAACCGCAGTGA
- a CDS encoding BsaA family SipW-dependent biofilm matrix protein, which translates to MSRGNKLLKTINQNKPFLAVFSVFLSLLLVVGSTYSWITYSDEQINRNKPNSKKLSAVIDEVFTPNLQWEPGAITEKKLLVKNDGQMPAIVRVSLYEFLAQFELDMTDGIGNGSQKIVKNSSGSDLIMEDVNTWEKGRTYKIKSGKYFTVSDVYKGDKTDPNTAYVYKGIRSVESLKYLNIQFNAADIYDENNKPMSGLQNYWYYSSGYFYYSEVLQPKEKTKQLIQSVTLDKNLPNKYKSSLYQLIPVMDAHDTTKSLIENWKIDSGSYLEEMYRGKVH; encoded by the coding sequence ATGAGTCGAGGAAATAAACTGTTGAAAACAATTAATCAAAATAAACCCTTTTTGGCTGTGTTTTCTGTATTTTTGAGCCTGCTGCTGGTAGTAGGAAGTACTTATTCGTGGATTACCTATAGTGATGAACAAATCAATCGAAATAAGCCAAATAGTAAAAAACTTTCTGCGGTGATCGATGAAGTCTTCACACCTAATCTGCAGTGGGAACCTGGAGCGATCACTGAAAAGAAATTATTAGTGAAAAATGATGGACAAATGCCAGCAATTGTCAGAGTTTCTTTATATGAATTTCTTGCTCAATTTGAACTCGATATGACTGATGGGATTGGGAATGGTAGTCAAAAAATTGTAAAAAATTCAAGCGGATCTGATCTCATAATGGAAGATGTCAACACTTGGGAAAAAGGCCGTACATATAAAATTAAATCAGGAAAGTATTTTACGGTGTCAGACGTTTACAAAGGGGACAAAACGGATCCGAATACAGCATATGTTTATAAAGGAATTAGATCAGTCGAAAGTCTTAAATATTTGAACATTCAATTTAATGCTGCTGATATTTATGACGAAAATAATAAACCGATGTCTGGACTGCAGAATTATTGGTACTATTCAAGTGGTTATTTTTATTATTCAGAAGTACTACAGCCAAAAGAGAAAACTAAACAACTGATTCAAAGTGTTACTTTAGACAAAAACTTACCAAATAAGTATAAAAGTTCTTTATATCAATTAATTCCAGTTATGGATGCTCATGATACCACAAAGTCTTTAATAGAGAATTGGAAAATAGATTCTGGTTCTTATTTAGAAGAAATGTATCGTGGAAAAGTTCATTAA
- a CDS encoding LPXTG cell wall anchor domain-containing protein, translated as MQQQSMRKRLPFLVLYSLLSVFITFTSGTLLAVASQTLPPGVIIGDETGISASSEGEYYVDLPNVLPGESYEKTITIRGMDIKEPFELGILVTPESAKGAIDFDKQITLTLSIDDKQLYQGPLLGNGKFDWSIQPLIVGTCEYGKDQILTAVFEVDKDLTLADYREESQLLYHWTFVATKNQSKSSDTTDSSSSFEKPKSKGLFPMTGEEIKNLIYKTLAGLLLVLIAILLWKKRKDEQGKVD; from the coding sequence ATGCAGCAACAATCAATGCGAAAACGTCTACCATTTCTGGTTTTATACAGTTTATTAAGTGTTTTTATCACTTTTACCAGCGGAACGCTATTAGCTGTTGCCAGTCAAACCCTTCCTCCAGGGGTAATCATTGGCGATGAGACAGGAATATCTGCTTCTTCAGAAGGAGAATATTATGTTGATTTGCCAAATGTCTTACCTGGAGAAAGTTATGAAAAAACGATTACAATTCGTGGGATGGATATAAAAGAACCTTTTGAGTTAGGAATCTTAGTTACCCCAGAGTCAGCTAAAGGTGCTATTGATTTTGACAAACAAATCACATTGACTTTATCTATAGATGATAAGCAATTATATCAAGGTCCTTTATTGGGAAATGGAAAATTTGATTGGTCCATTCAACCCTTGATTGTAGGAACATGTGAATATGGAAAAGATCAAATTTTAACAGCAGTTTTTGAAGTCGATAAAGATTTGACTCTTGCAGATTATAGGGAAGAAAGCCAGCTGTTATATCATTGGACTTTTGTTGCAACCAAAAATCAGTCCAAGTCTTCAGATACTACAGATAGTAGCTCTTCATTTGAGAAGCCAAAATCTAAAGGACTTTTCCCGATGACAGGGGAAGAAATAAAGAATTTAATTTATAAAACATTGGCAGGACTATTATTAGTGTTAATCGCTATTTTATTATGGAAAAAACGTAAAGATGAACAAGGTAAAGTAGATTAG
- a CDS encoding signal peptidase I, with the protein MPRKAPVRKSDHSKDEKVRRRTQKKCSRGSIEPEKLYRETERDEPRTVKRGSRQIARNSRDGFSDTTERSRYPQNRVRPRRPVQERKVREGQKRPVQQPVVKRPGILVISFLGNLVFYGITIGIIFMALMFSFSSKSTASIFGYRFYTVLTNSMVPQENGPKGGFYAGDIVIVKLTDGKKVKKDDIVTFAVGDGSRYLTHRMVERKDELNGEKGDYLVTKGDANKNNDPPITADRVLGKVIMAVPKVGSITEFVREEFWACLVCILSLYGFFLVLKAYLFSSQEEVARKGRGKRRPVYER; encoded by the coding sequence ATGCCGAGAAAAGCGCCTGTCCGAAAGAGTGATCATTCTAAAGACGAAAAGGTTAGGCGGAGAACCCAAAAAAAGTGTTCACGTGGTTCTATAGAGCCAGAGAAACTATATCGAGAAACCGAAAGAGATGAACCACGCACTGTAAAGCGAGGATCACGGCAAATAGCAAGAAACTCTCGTGATGGGTTTTCCGATACAACGGAACGTTCTAGGTATCCTCAGAATCGTGTAAGACCTCGTCGACCAGTGCAAGAACGAAAAGTGAGAGAGGGACAGAAAAGACCTGTTCAACAACCAGTTGTTAAAAGACCGGGTATCTTGGTGATTTCTTTTCTAGGTAATTTGGTATTTTACGGTATTACAATTGGAATCATCTTTATGGCTTTAATGTTTTCGTTTAGTTCAAAGTCGACAGCATCGATTTTTGGTTATCGCTTTTATACAGTTTTGACTAATTCCATGGTACCTCAAGAAAATGGACCAAAAGGTGGGTTTTATGCTGGTGATATTGTCATTGTTAAACTGACAGATGGTAAAAAAGTCAAAAAAGACGATATTGTCACTTTCGCAGTTGGAGATGGTTCACGCTATTTAACTCATAGAATGGTAGAACGTAAAGATGAATTAAATGGAGAAAAAGGGGACTACTTAGTTACCAAAGGTGATGCCAATAAAAATAATGATCCGCCGATAACAGCGGATCGAGTATTAGGGAAAGTGATAATGGCAGTTCCAAAAGTAGGTAGCATTACAGAATTTGTTCGAGAAGAATTTTGGGCTTGTTTGGTGTGTATTCTGTCATTGTATGGCTTTTTCTTAGTACTGAAAGCCTACTTATTTTCATCGCAAGAAGAAGTTGCTAGAAAAGGCAGAGGTAAAAGACGCCCTGTATATGAACGATGA
- the metF gene encoding methylenetetrahydrofolate reductase [NAD(P)H] — protein MRTDTLFKEKTVFSYEIFPPRRTAPIDTIYHTLDRLKGQQPDFISVTLGAGGSGANLSTADIAQKIQDEQFLPSVAHLPAVNFSKDEIIVILEELKQKKVENILALRGDILPDKEPKRDFSYANDLVAFIQEQGDFNIIGACYPETHGDAVNTVEDIRNLKRKVDAGTNQLITQLFFDNHYFYTFKEKCDIANINVPIQAGIMPVVNKKQIERMVKMSNVTLPTKFLKMMERYEHNPEAIRDAGIAYAINQIVDLVAQGVDGIHLYTMNNPYVAQKIREATRSLFNV, from the coding sequence ATGAGAACAGATACCTTGTTCAAAGAAAAGACAGTCTTTTCCTATGAAATTTTTCCGCCTAGAAGAACAGCACCGATCGATACGATTTATCATACATTGGATCGTTTGAAAGGGCAGCAACCTGATTTTATTAGTGTGACTTTAGGTGCAGGCGGATCAGGAGCAAATTTGAGTACAGCAGATATTGCTCAGAAAATTCAAGACGAGCAATTTCTGCCAAGCGTGGCACACTTACCGGCGGTGAATTTCTCAAAAGATGAGATCATTGTTATATTAGAAGAGCTGAAGCAAAAAAAAGTAGAAAATATTTTGGCTTTGAGGGGAGATATTTTACCAGATAAGGAACCAAAAAGAGATTTCTCTTATGCCAATGATCTAGTTGCTTTTATTCAAGAACAAGGAGATTTTAATATCATTGGTGCTTGTTATCCTGAAACACATGGTGATGCAGTAAATACAGTTGAGGATATTAGAAACTTAAAAAGAAAAGTTGATGCAGGGACGAATCAATTGATTACCCAACTATTTTTTGATAATCATTATTTCTATACATTCAAAGAAAAGTGTGATATTGCGAATATTAATGTACCGATTCAAGCGGGAATCATGCCAGTAGTGAATAAAAAGCAAATTGAACGCATGGTAAAGATGTCTAATGTAACTTTACCAACAAAGTTTTTAAAAATGATGGAGCGTTATGAGCATAATCCTGAGGCCATTCGAGATGCGGGTATTGCTTATGCGATCAACCAAATTGTCGATTTGGTTGCACAAGGGGTGGATGGGATTCATTTATATACGATGAATAATCCATACGTAGCACAAAAAATTAGAGAGGCAACACGTAGTTTATTTAATGTATAG